The following is a genomic window from Salarias fasciatus chromosome 10, fSalaFa1.1, whole genome shotgun sequence.
GTGttattaaatgaatgaataaataaacgtCTTCATATTGGAGTTTGGAGTTGTTCAGTTAaattctgttttaaaaaaacaactttttttttttttgtgcccaAGTGGCAAATTTAAGGCACATTAAGGAGACAGTCTTCTTATTGACGGACTTGTTTCCTCTAAATCTCCTCAGAGCTGCCATGACCTCCATCCAGATGCTGAGAGGCGACCTCACGTCTACCGGCGACCAGCCGTCCACCACCCTGGCAACATATTTCAAAGTGAGTCTCCAGAAAAGCCAGCGGGGGTTTCCCACCGACGCTCAGATCAACCTAACATGATAtattcctgctgcttctctcctccCGTCTTCAGCAATGCACCGTGGACCCGACGCAGGACGTGCGGAAGCGCTTGGAGGCGCACGGTCAGGCTTTCAGCCAAAGATTCGGTCAGGCGGTCGGCCCGCACTGTGTGGTGTACGGCCGGGAGGTGAGAGCTCCGCGTTCCAGAACTGAAGCAGGATCAGTGGCGGCAAGATTTCATTTATGAACAAGGttgatatattttttcttttccatctttcaGAGATTTTCCCTCGGTGTCAGAAAGTATTACCAAGTAATGGAGGCCATGCTTAAATCGGTACAGTTATTCACTCCTCttgctttcttcttttaatttatttttctaaagtAGTTTTAAAAGTCATCTCTCCTGatattcactcttttttttttcctatctaATAGGAGGAGAAGCGACTGTCGGTGCAAAATTTCaggtatttttattttccaattcCACAGAGATGAGTCCTTTCCCTCAGTTGAACATTGGAAGTTCACTCATGCTTTCTTTATTGTTAACATGCTCTGAATCATGTGGTTTCCCCTCCAGTAAACTCCTCAATGACTCCACATTCCACACGTCGCTGTTGGCCTGCGCTCTGGAGGTGGTCATGGCGGCATATGGAGGTAAACCCCACAAACACTGTGAGAAATGTTATAATGTGACGGGTTGTAATGAGGTTTGCTCCGTGCGGACAGTGAGCAGTTTCAAAAACGGAGGCTACAACCCCGGAGGGGGCGAAGCAGCCGACAGGGACGTGTGTTTCCCCTGGATCCTCGACGTGTTCGACCTCGCCGCTTTCGACTTCTACAAGGTCATCGAGAGCTTCATCAAGGCCGACCCCACTCTGAGCAAAAACATCATCAAGCACCTGGAGACCTGCGAGAACCTCATCATGGAGAGGATCGCGTGGAGGACGGTCAGTTTGCCTGCAATTCCCACATAAACTGACATGCAGAATATAATCCAAATATTTTTACAagtccagaagaagaaaaacagacatttacacTTAAATTAAGGCGACTTTACATATTGTTACATGCATACTcatctcacttttttctttatttcacaaACACAATTAGCATATGttgaaaaacatatttcaacaatctcagcttttcttttttatttggtGATCGTCTGAGCGCAGATCTTATTCCCATGGTTGCAATTAGTTGTATTAATTAATCAAACCCGTCTGGGATCCTCTTGAAGAGCCAGGTGCTCTGGCACCTTTGATTCACTGCTGTTACGCAGCGGGGAGGAAGGAGTTTCTCTCGAGGAACTGAGGAAGTCTCACAGTGACAGCCACCGCTGTGAGGACGGCTGCGAAGGCTTAAAGAGAAATCTGTGAAGTCTGATATGAAAGAGAGCAAATTGCAGCTGAGGCTTTTTATTACGCCGATTTTCAAGCCTAACAGTCACTGGCGAACAAATGACTGCAGGTATATTTGCTAATTTGCAGATTTCTGGTCTACTGAAGGGATTTTTAGTTCTTTTTTGGTCCTCCTGTGATCAGTGTGAGTCACTGGCTgccgctgcctccgccgctgggCGTCTCCCTGTGCACCAGGCTGCTGGAGAAGTAGTAGACGAGCGGGTTGAGGCAGCAGTTGAAGCTGGCCAGGGAGAGCACGACGGGGTGCGCGGCCTTGGTGAGCCTGGCCAGGCCGCAGTGGGGCAGCAGCTCCACGTGCGTGAGCGTGTACCCCAGCAGGTTGACGTGGTAGGGCAGGAAGCACAGCAAGAAGACGGCCAGCACCCAGTAGATGACCGTCAGCGTGCgccggcggccgcggcggcagcggcggcgcctCGGCCGGCGCAGCACCCGCAGCACCCTGCAGTAGctgtagagcagcagcagcgccggcaGCAGGAACGCCGCCAGCACCAGGCCCAGCACGGCCAGGATGACGGCGCGGTGGCGGCGCTCGGACGGGTCCAGCAGGCACGGCTCGCTCGGACGGGCGGCCGCCGAGCGCAGCAGAGGCAGGCCCACGCCGAGCCCCAGCACCACGCACCAGATCCCGCCGCTCACCGCCCGGGCCACGCGCAGCCGGCGCGCCGCCGACGCCAGCGGTCGCACCACCGCACAGTAGCGGTCCACCGCGATGCACACCAGGAAGAAGATGCCCCCGTACAGACTGATGTATTTGACGACGAAGGTGACCTGGCAGTACGCCGCGCCGGGGGTCCAGCCGGACGCCCGGGCCCTCTGGTGGTAGTAGTAGATCCTCAGAGGCAGAGAGATCACGAAGAACAAGTCGACGGCCGACAGGCTGGCCATGTAAACCGCCGTGCTGTTCATGGCGCCGGGGGAGACGCACAGCCGGCGCACGGCCAGGCCATTGGTGGCCAGCCCCAGCAGGAAGATGACGCTGTAGGACACCTGGTAGAAGGTGAAGCGGTAGCTCGTGTCCACGGTGCAGTTGGACAGAAGCGAAACTGGTTTGGCGGTCAGATCCGTCACGTTCAGCAGCTCCATGTCTCTAAAACTACTCCCACAACTTTCACTGTGAGGCTCGCATATCTGCAGAAAGGAAGCACGTGATGAAAGAAAGTTTCATGACTTGAGTTTCAGTATTCCTCACAACGTTACACTTTCCCTCAGTACATTTGAACACAAATATCTGGAGTTTTCTCCTCATTACTTTGTACAAATTGGCTCTTAACTCCCGTTTAATCTGAAGCTGTTTCAAATCAGAAGTTACCAATACTGAAACTGCAGAAACCAGAACTTTAGGACTCATTGAGTAACAATActtcacaaacaaaataaaatacaaatgaataaaagttATTCATTCTGATAatcagtattaaaaaaaaaacaatacttcTAATTGGGAAATAGGTAAAAAGTAAAGATAATGTGCATCAACAGagttcataatttttttttttttattggatgaATCTATACTTTTACTTTCGACCAAGCCTTTTCAGAGGCGTCGTGTTCTCGCGCTGACGTAAATAGTGTGAGTACTCATAGTATTTGTCACGTCAGAACATGACCGGGAGCAAATTGGATTTCAATCAGAGCTTCCTGTTCTCATAAAGAATGCAAACATTACG
Proteins encoded in this region:
- the LOC115395571 gene encoding lysophosphatidic acid receptor 6, which gives rise to MELLNVTDLTAKPVSLLSNCTVDTSYRFTFYQVSYSVIFLLGLATNGLAVRRLCVSPGAMNSTAVYMASLSAVDLFFVISLPLRIYYYHQRARASGWTPGAAYCQVTFVVKYISLYGGIFFLVCIAVDRYCAVVRPLASAARRLRVARAVSGGIWCVVLGLGVGLPLLRSAAARPSEPCLLDPSERRHRAVILAVLGLVLAAFLLPALLLLYSYCRVLRVLRRPRRRRCRRGRRRTLTVIYWVLAVFLLCFLPYHVNLLGYTLTHVELLPHCGLARLTKAAHPVVLSLASFNCCLNPLVYYFSSSLVHRETPSGGGSGSQ